A region of Rhodamnia argentea isolate NSW1041297 chromosome 9, ASM2092103v1, whole genome shotgun sequence DNA encodes the following proteins:
- the LOC115728582 gene encoding palmitoyl-protein thioesterase 1-like isoform X2, translated as MASYPLITILGAVYLLAFTLAPVTQSIPFVVFHGISDKCSSKGVTHFTELLSNWSGSEGHCIEIGDGAWDSWTMSILEQTAIACEKVKNMSKLSDGYNLVGLSQGAMIGRGVVEFCDGAPPVKNFISLAGVHAGIASIPFCGSGVFCVLVDYLIELLGVYSAYVQDLAKYLKGCKFLPNLNNEHVDHRNSTYKERFASLQNLVLIMFEQDTVLEPKETSWFGYYPDGTFDTILPAQETELYVEDWIGLRTLDEAGKVKFINVSGGHLQISLADMEKYILPYLVDDGASAKNGATGTAFSSLTTPWVQGLYRRMGRLFEDRPLLLSVH; from the exons ATGGCGTCGTACCCACTGATCACCATCCTCGGCGCTGTCTACTTACTGGCTTTCACTCTGGCACCGGTGACGCAGTCCATCCCTTTCGTGGTCTTCCACG GTATTAGCGACAAGTGCAGCTCCAAAGGAGTCACACACTTCACAGAGCTCTTAAGCAACTGGTCCGGTTCTGAAGGCCACTGCAT TGAAATAGGAGACGGTGCATGGGACTCCTGGACTATGTCAATCCTAGAGCAG ACTGCCATTGCTTGTGAGAAG GTGAAGAACATGAGCAAACTTAGCGATGGCTACAATTTAGTCGGGCTTTCTCAG GGCGCCATGATTGGTCGAGGCGTTGTTGAATTTTGTGATGGAGCACCTCCG GTGAAGAACTTCATATCACTGGCAGGTGTCCATGCTGGAATTGCGTCTATACCGTTTTGTGGA TCTGGTGTCTTCTGCGTTCTTGTGGACTATTTGATCGAGCTACTAGGGGTCTACTCTGCCTATGTCCAG GACCTTGCTAAATATCTAAAAGGTTGTAAGTTTCTCCCAAACTTAAACAATGAGCACGTGGATCACAGAAACTCAACCTACAAGGAAAGATTTGCTAGCTTGCAGAACCTGGTCCTTATAATG TTTGAGCAAGACACCGTGTTAGAACCAAAGGAAACATCCTGGTTCGGATACTATCCAGATGGAACTTTTGATACTATTTTGCCTGCACAGGAG ACCGAGCTTTACGTCGAGGACTGGATTGGATTGAGGACGTTGGATGAAGCCGGGAAAGTCAAATTCATCAATGTCTCTGGGGGCCATCTCCAGATCTCTCTCGCCGACATGGAGAAATATATATTACCTTACTTGGTGGATGACGGGGCATCAGCGAAGAACGGGGCAACAGGAACGGCTTTTAGTAGTTTGACGACCCCATGGGTTCAGGGCTTGTATCGAAGAATGGGTAGACTGTTCGAGGATCGGCCGCTGCTTCTCTCCGTGCATTAG
- the LOC115728583 gene encoding zinc finger CCCH domain-containing protein 1-like isoform X2: protein MVEEDNDEDSKTESSVLRNQRKPQRTDNKLYFSTGSFKSSMSAESKVDSDKTIFQFESSKEIQVEHDSRATATLETETEFSKDARAIRERVLKQATNEMSGKSKGAGDEKLYKGIHGYTDYKAGFRREQTISSEKAGGAHGPLRASAHIRVSARFDYQPDICKDYKETGYCGYGDACKFMHDRGDYKPGWQLEKEWEEAEKARKRNLALGGDDGDEEDVDQTEVEEDDELPFACFICRERFVDPVVTKCKHYFCEHCALKHHARNKKCFVCNKPTLGIFNAAHEIRKKMAAEGGK from the exons ATGGTTGAAGAAGATAATGATGAAGATTCCAAGACAGAGAGTTCAGTGTTACGTAATCAGAGAAAACCTCAAAGGACAGACAATAAGCTGTATTTTTCAACTGGATCCTTCAAGAGCTCTATGTCTGCAGAATCAAAGGTTGATTCTGATAAAACTATATTTCAATTTGAATCTTCAAAAGAAATTCAAGTTGAACATGATAGCAGAGCAACAGCAACTCTTGAAACTGAGACTGAGTTCTCAAAAGATGCTCGAGCTATTCGAGAGAGAGTTCTTAAGCAAGCAACTAATGAGATGAGTGGGAAAAGTAAGGGCGCTGGTGATGAGAAGCTGTATAAAGGGATCCACGGCTACACTGATTACAAGGCGGGGTTTCGGAGGGAGCAAACAATATCCAGTGAGAAAGCTGGAGGGGCGCATGGGCCCCTGCGAGCTTCAGCTCATATTAGAGTCTCAGCAAGGTTTGATTATCAGCCTGACATATGCAAGGACTACAAAGAAACTGGTTATTGTGGGTATGGAGACGCATGTAAATTTATGCACGACAGAGGAGATTACAAACCTGGGTGGCAGTTGGAGAAGGAGTGGGAAGAGGCAGAGAAGGCAAGGAAGAGAAATTTAGCGTTGGGAGGGGatgatggagatgaagaggatgtTGACCAaacagaggttgaagaagatgatgaattgcCCTTTGCATGTTTCATTTGCAGAGAGCGATTTGTTGATCCAGTCGTCACAAAATGCAAGCACTACTTCTGTGAGCATTGTGCACTAAAG CATCACGCGAGGAACAAGAAGTGTTTCGTCTGCAACAAGCCCACCTTGGGTATCTTTAATGCTGCGCATGAGATACGGAAGAAAATGGCTGCAGAAG GTGGAAAATGA
- the LOC115728582 gene encoding palmitoyl-protein thioesterase 1-like isoform X1, producing the protein MASYPLITILGAVYLLAFTLAPVTQSIPFVVFHGISDKCSSKGVTHFTELLSNWSGSEGHCIEIGDGAWDSWTMSILEQTAIACEKVKNMSKLSDGYNLVGLSQGAMIGRGVVEFCDGAPPVKNFISLAGVHAGIASIPFCGSGVFCVLVDYLIELLGVYSAYVQEHLAPAGYVKIPTDLAKYLKGCKFLPNLNNEHVDHRNSTYKERFASLQNLVLIMFEQDTVLEPKETSWFGYYPDGTFDTILPAQETELYVEDWIGLRTLDEAGKVKFINVSGGHLQISLADMEKYILPYLVDDGASAKNGATGTAFSSLTTPWVQGLYRRMGRLFEDRPLLLSVH; encoded by the exons ATGGCGTCGTACCCACTGATCACCATCCTCGGCGCTGTCTACTTACTGGCTTTCACTCTGGCACCGGTGACGCAGTCCATCCCTTTCGTGGTCTTCCACG GTATTAGCGACAAGTGCAGCTCCAAAGGAGTCACACACTTCACAGAGCTCTTAAGCAACTGGTCCGGTTCTGAAGGCCACTGCAT TGAAATAGGAGACGGTGCATGGGACTCCTGGACTATGTCAATCCTAGAGCAG ACTGCCATTGCTTGTGAGAAG GTGAAGAACATGAGCAAACTTAGCGATGGCTACAATTTAGTCGGGCTTTCTCAG GGCGCCATGATTGGTCGAGGCGTTGTTGAATTTTGTGATGGAGCACCTCCG GTGAAGAACTTCATATCACTGGCAGGTGTCCATGCTGGAATTGCGTCTATACCGTTTTGTGGA TCTGGTGTCTTCTGCGTTCTTGTGGACTATTTGATCGAGCTACTAGGGGTCTACTCTGCCTATGTCCAG GAGCACTTGGCACCCGCCGGTTACGTGAAGATTCCGACT GACCTTGCTAAATATCTAAAAGGTTGTAAGTTTCTCCCAAACTTAAACAATGAGCACGTGGATCACAGAAACTCAACCTACAAGGAAAGATTTGCTAGCTTGCAGAACCTGGTCCTTATAATG TTTGAGCAAGACACCGTGTTAGAACCAAAGGAAACATCCTGGTTCGGATACTATCCAGATGGAACTTTTGATACTATTTTGCCTGCACAGGAG ACCGAGCTTTACGTCGAGGACTGGATTGGATTGAGGACGTTGGATGAAGCCGGGAAAGTCAAATTCATCAATGTCTCTGGGGGCCATCTCCAGATCTCTCTCGCCGACATGGAGAAATATATATTACCTTACTTGGTGGATGACGGGGCATCAGCGAAGAACGGGGCAACAGGAACGGCTTTTAGTAGTTTGACGACCCCATGGGTTCAGGGCTTGTATCGAAGAATGGGTAGACTGTTCGAGGATCGGCCGCTGCTTCTCTCCGTGCATTAG
- the LOC115728582 gene encoding palmitoyl-protein thioesterase 1-like isoform X4, whose translation MASYPLITILGAVYLLAFTLAPVTQSIPFVVFHGISDKCSSKGVTHFTELLSNWSGSEGHCIEIGDGAWDSWTMSILEQTAIACEKVKNMSKLSDGYNLVGLSQGAMIGRGVVEFCDGAPPVKNFISLAGVHAGIASIPFCGSGVFCVLVDYLIELLGVYSAYVQEHLAPAGYVKIPTDLAKYLKGCKFLPNLNNEHVDHRNSTYKERFASLQNLVLIMFEQDTVLEPKETSWFGYYPDGTFDTILPAQET comes from the exons ATGGCGTCGTACCCACTGATCACCATCCTCGGCGCTGTCTACTTACTGGCTTTCACTCTGGCACCGGTGACGCAGTCCATCCCTTTCGTGGTCTTCCACG GTATTAGCGACAAGTGCAGCTCCAAAGGAGTCACACACTTCACAGAGCTCTTAAGCAACTGGTCCGGTTCTGAAGGCCACTGCAT TGAAATAGGAGACGGTGCATGGGACTCCTGGACTATGTCAATCCTAGAGCAG ACTGCCATTGCTTGTGAGAAG GTGAAGAACATGAGCAAACTTAGCGATGGCTACAATTTAGTCGGGCTTTCTCAG GGCGCCATGATTGGTCGAGGCGTTGTTGAATTTTGTGATGGAGCACCTCCG GTGAAGAACTTCATATCACTGGCAGGTGTCCATGCTGGAATTGCGTCTATACCGTTTTGTGGA TCTGGTGTCTTCTGCGTTCTTGTGGACTATTTGATCGAGCTACTAGGGGTCTACTCTGCCTATGTCCAG GAGCACTTGGCACCCGCCGGTTACGTGAAGATTCCGACT GACCTTGCTAAATATCTAAAAGGTTGTAAGTTTCTCCCAAACTTAAACAATGAGCACGTGGATCACAGAAACTCAACCTACAAGGAAAGATTTGCTAGCTTGCAGAACCTGGTCCTTATAATG TTTGAGCAAGACACCGTGTTAGAACCAAAGGAAACATCCTGGTTCGGATACTATCCAGATGGAACTTTTGATACTATTTTGCCTGCACAGGAG
- the LOC115728582 gene encoding palmitoyl-protein thioesterase 1-like isoform X3, producing the protein MASYPLITILGAVYLLAFTLAPVTQSIPFVVFHGISDKCSSKGVTHFTELLSNWSGSEGHCIEIGDGAWDSWTMSILEQTAIACEKVKNMSKLSDGYNLVGLSQGAMIGRGVVEFCDGAPPVKNFISLAGVHAGIASIPFCGSGVFCVLVDYLIELLGVYSAYVQEHLAPAGYVKIPTDLAKYLKGCKFLPNLNNEHVDHRNSTYKERFASLQNLVLIMFEQDTVLEPKETSWFGYYPDGTFDTILPAQEWF; encoded by the exons ATGGCGTCGTACCCACTGATCACCATCCTCGGCGCTGTCTACTTACTGGCTTTCACTCTGGCACCGGTGACGCAGTCCATCCCTTTCGTGGTCTTCCACG GTATTAGCGACAAGTGCAGCTCCAAAGGAGTCACACACTTCACAGAGCTCTTAAGCAACTGGTCCGGTTCTGAAGGCCACTGCAT TGAAATAGGAGACGGTGCATGGGACTCCTGGACTATGTCAATCCTAGAGCAG ACTGCCATTGCTTGTGAGAAG GTGAAGAACATGAGCAAACTTAGCGATGGCTACAATTTAGTCGGGCTTTCTCAG GGCGCCATGATTGGTCGAGGCGTTGTTGAATTTTGTGATGGAGCACCTCCG GTGAAGAACTTCATATCACTGGCAGGTGTCCATGCTGGAATTGCGTCTATACCGTTTTGTGGA TCTGGTGTCTTCTGCGTTCTTGTGGACTATTTGATCGAGCTACTAGGGGTCTACTCTGCCTATGTCCAG GAGCACTTGGCACCCGCCGGTTACGTGAAGATTCCGACT GACCTTGCTAAATATCTAAAAGGTTGTAAGTTTCTCCCAAACTTAAACAATGAGCACGTGGATCACAGAAACTCAACCTACAAGGAAAGATTTGCTAGCTTGCAGAACCTGGTCCTTATAATG TTTGAGCAAGACACCGTGTTAGAACCAAAGGAAACATCCTGGTTCGGATACTATCCAGATGGAACTTTTGATACTATTTTGCCTGCACAGGAG tggttttaa
- the LOC115728583 gene encoding zinc finger CCCH domain-containing protein 1-like isoform X1: MVDSGEAKQAETGNLEETSEKQTSEQVCSFFRRPSKNKNIRKRMVEEDNDEDSKTESSVLRNQRKPQRTDNKLYFSTGSFKSSMSAESKVDSDKTIFQFESSKEIQVEHDSRATATLETETEFSKDARAIRERVLKQATNEMSGKSKGAGDEKLYKGIHGYTDYKAGFRREQTISSEKAGGAHGPLRASAHIRVSARFDYQPDICKDYKETGYCGYGDACKFMHDRGDYKPGWQLEKEWEEAEKARKRNLALGGDDGDEEDVDQTEVEEDDELPFACFICRERFVDPVVTKCKHYFCEHCALKHHARNKKCFVCNKPTLGIFNAAHEIRKKMAAEGGK, translated from the exons ATGGTGGATTCTGGTGAGGCTAAGCAGGCTGAAACAGGAAATCTGGAGGAGACAAGTGAAAAGCAAACATCTGAACAGG TGTGTAGCTTTTTCAGGAGACcgtcaaaaaataagaatatcaGGAAGCGGATGGTTGAAGAAGATAATGATGAAGATTCCAAGACAGAGAGTTCAGTGTTACGTAATCAGAGAAAACCTCAAAGGACAGACAATAAGCTGTATTTTTCAACTGGATCCTTCAAGAGCTCTATGTCTGCAGAATCAAAGGTTGATTCTGATAAAACTATATTTCAATTTGAATCTTCAAAAGAAATTCAAGTTGAACATGATAGCAGAGCAACAGCAACTCTTGAAACTGAGACTGAGTTCTCAAAAGATGCTCGAGCTATTCGAGAGAGAGTTCTTAAGCAAGCAACTAATGAGATGAGTGGGAAAAGTAAGGGCGCTGGTGATGAGAAGCTGTATAAAGGGATCCACGGCTACACTGATTACAAGGCGGGGTTTCGGAGGGAGCAAACAATATCCAGTGAGAAAGCTGGAGGGGCGCATGGGCCCCTGCGAGCTTCAGCTCATATTAGAGTCTCAGCAAGGTTTGATTATCAGCCTGACATATGCAAGGACTACAAAGAAACTGGTTATTGTGGGTATGGAGACGCATGTAAATTTATGCACGACAGAGGAGATTACAAACCTGGGTGGCAGTTGGAGAAGGAGTGGGAAGAGGCAGAGAAGGCAAGGAAGAGAAATTTAGCGTTGGGAGGGGatgatggagatgaagaggatgtTGACCAaacagaggttgaagaagatgatgaattgcCCTTTGCATGTTTCATTTGCAGAGAGCGATTTGTTGATCCAGTCGTCACAAAATGCAAGCACTACTTCTGTGAGCATTGTGCACTAAAG CATCACGCGAGGAACAAGAAGTGTTTCGTCTGCAACAAGCCCACCTTGGGTATCTTTAATGCTGCGCATGAGATACGGAAGAAAATGGCTGCAGAAG GTGGAAAATGA